In Flavobacterium endoglycinae, one DNA window encodes the following:
- a CDS encoding sensor histidine kinase — protein sequence MKIKHQLAIFNALTRLLVILVLWLMLPILVENVVYRHINNGLIEKKKKFIENLNQHEIDDFIENADDSTEMYSQFTTLHSEFLVLSKKSFKPSQKRTIFTNEYRIIEGEENEYRILYHYFSYGNEKYLLEIGSSLGEVNDLTFIIRLFIIIVLMIILLVTFLADTVYIEYLLKPFYKIIDTKIRRVNEPEVFDHTPIKAKSRDFRELDLVLNQMMDRIAELFKKERQFISNVSHELLTPIALLKNKLENLLQNDSLDDTAVDKIAGSLKTLDMLKKIINNLLLISRIENNQYELNESVNFHELVTDLQEDLQDRIEDKGIQFVNNMKHDFVFKGNKTLIHILIYNLVTNAIKYNKQNGEIIIEDGYQEKRYFISITDSGIGLNESQLENIFNRFTRISSDQEGQGLGLAIAKSIAVFHHIDIKVKSELEQSTSFTLWFTETENHN from the coding sequence GTGAAAATAAAACATCAATTAGCCATTTTTAATGCTCTTACCAGATTACTGGTCATTTTAGTTTTGTGGCTGATGCTTCCTATTTTGGTTGAAAATGTCGTTTACAGACATATTAATAATGGGTTGATTGAGAAAAAGAAGAAATTCATTGAAAATCTAAATCAGCATGAAATCGATGATTTTATAGAAAATGCTGATGATTCTACCGAAATGTATTCACAGTTTACCACGCTTCACAGTGAATTTCTAGTTCTTTCTAAAAAATCATTTAAACCCAGTCAAAAGCGTACAATTTTTACGAATGAATATCGAATTATTGAAGGTGAAGAAAATGAATACCGAATTCTGTATCATTATTTCAGTTATGGAAATGAAAAATACCTGCTTGAAATAGGAAGCAGTTTAGGGGAAGTAAATGATCTTACGTTTATTATAAGACTGTTTATTATTATCGTTTTGATGATAATTCTTCTGGTTACCTTTTTGGCCGATACGGTTTATATCGAATATCTGCTGAAACCTTTTTACAAAATTATCGATACGAAAATTAGGCGGGTAAATGAACCTGAAGTGTTTGACCATACACCAATAAAAGCAAAATCGAGAGATTTTAGAGAACTTGATTTGGTTTTAAATCAAATGATGGACAGAATTGCGGAGCTGTTTAAAAAAGAAAGACAATTTATTTCTAATGTTTCGCACGAGCTTTTAACTCCGATTGCTTTGTTAAAAAACAAACTCGAAAACTTATTGCAGAACGATTCTTTGGACGATACTGCAGTAGACAAAATCGCCGGCTCCCTGAAAACATTAGACATGCTCAAAAAAATCATCAATAACTTATTATTGATTTCAAGAATCGAAAACAATCAATATGAATTGAATGAATCAGTCAACTTTCATGAACTTGTAACAGATTTGCAAGAAGATTTGCAAGACAGAATTGAGGATAAAGGAATTCAGTTTGTAAATAATATGAAACATGATTTTGTTTTTAAAGGAAATAAAACCTTGATTCATATTTTGATTTACAATCTGGTTACAAATGCGATAAAATATAATAAGCAAAATGGTGAAATTATTATAGAAGATGGCTATCAGGAAAAACGATATTTTATTTCCATCACTGATTCTGGTATTGGTTTAAACGAATCACAATTAGAAAATATATTTAACCGATTCACTAGAATAAGTTCTGATCAAGAAGGGCAGGGGCTTGGACTTGCAATTGCCAAAAGTATTGCGGTTTTTCATCATATTGATATTAAAGTGAAATCAGAACTGGAGCAAAGTACAAGCTTTACATTATGGTTTACGGAAACAGAAAATCATAATTAA
- the rpsI gene encoding 30S ribosomal protein S9, with translation MGVIHKIGRRKTAVARVYVSEGTGNITVNKKEFATYFPTATLQYKVLQPLSMTENVNNFDVKVNVYGGGTTGQAEAVRMALARVMCEVNAENRGILKPEGLLTRDPRMVERKKFGQKKARKRFQFSKR, from the coding sequence ATGGGAGTTATTCACAAAATCGGTAGAAGAAAAACCGCTGTTGCACGTGTTTACGTTTCTGAAGGAACTGGAAACATCACTGTAAACAAAAAAGAATTCGCAACTTACTTTCCAACTGCAACTTTACAATACAAAGTTTTACAACCATTGTCTATGACAGAAAACGTAAACAACTTTGACGTAAAAGTAAACGTTTACGGAGGTGGTACAACTGGTCAGGCAGAAGCTGTAAGAATGGCATTAGCACGCGTAATGTGTGAAGTTAACGCTGAAAACAGAGGAATCCTTAAACCAGAAGGTTTATTAACAAGAGACCCTAGAATGGTTGAACGTAAGAAATTCGGTCAGAAGAAAGCTCGTAAGAGATTCCAGTTCTCTAAACGTTAA
- the rpsB gene encoding 30S ribosomal protein S2 codes for MANKIEVKELLEAGVHFGHMTRKWDPNMAPYIYMERNGIHIINLYKTAAKIEEANEALKKIAASGRKILFVATKKQAKDIVADKAKAANMPYITERWPGGMLTNFVTIRKAVKKMSSIDKMKKDGTFNTLSKKERLQVDRLRAKLEKNLGSIADMSRLPAALFVVDIKAEHIAIKEAQKLNIPVFAMVDTNSDPREVDYVIPANDDASKSIDKILSLVTTAVIEGLSDRGAEKEVEAAEEAPAVEAEAAPATETEE; via the coding sequence ATGGCAAACAAAATAGAAGTAAAAGAATTACTAGAAGCAGGTGTTCACTTCGGACACATGACTAGAAAATGGGATCCAAACATGGCTCCTTACATTTATATGGAGCGTAATGGTATTCACATTATCAATCTATATAAAACTGCAGCTAAAATTGAAGAAGCTAACGAAGCTTTGAAAAAAATCGCTGCATCAGGTAGAAAAATTTTATTCGTAGCTACCAAAAAACAAGCAAAAGACATCGTTGCTGATAAAGCAAAAGCTGCAAACATGCCTTACATCACTGAAAGATGGCCAGGTGGAATGTTGACTAACTTCGTAACTATCAGAAAGGCAGTTAAAAAAATGTCTTCTATTGATAAAATGAAGAAAGATGGTACTTTCAACACTTTATCTAAAAAAGAGCGTTTACAAGTGGATCGTCTACGTGCTAAATTAGAGAAAAACTTAGGTTCAATTGCTGATATGTCTAGACTACCTGCAGCATTGTTCGTAGTAGATATCAAAGCTGAACACATCGCAATAAAAGAAGCTCAAAAATTAAACATTCCAGTTTTCGCAATGGTTGATACGAATTCTGACCCAAGAGAGGTTGATTACGTGATTCCTGCAAATGATGACGCTTCTAAATCAATTGACAAAATTTTATCTTTAGTGACTACTGCAGTAATCGAAGGTCTTTCTGACAGAGGTGCTGAAAAAGAAGTTGAAGCTGCTGAAGAAGCTCCCGCTGTTGAAGCTGAAGCTGCTCCTGCAACTGAAACTGAAGAATAA
- the rplM gene encoding 50S ribosomal protein L13 yields the protein MDALSYKTVSANKATITKEWIVVDAEGHNLGRLASKVAMILRGKYKPSYTPHVDCGDNVIVINSEKINLTGTKLNDKIYMRHTGYPGGQRTLTAKVLQAKNPAALVEKAVKGMLPKNKLGAELFRNLNVVVGAEHKHGAQKPRTVNLNDLK from the coding sequence ATGGACGCATTAAGCTACAAAACAGTTTCAGCAAATAAAGCCACTATAACTAAAGAGTGGATTGTTGTTGACGCTGAAGGTCATAACTTAGGACGTCTTGCTTCAAAGGTTGCTATGATCTTAAGAGGTAAGTACAAGCCAAGTTACACACCGCACGTTGACTGTGGAGATAACGTAATTGTTATCAACTCAGAAAAAATTAACCTTACAGGTACAAAATTGAATGACAAAATTTACATGCGTCATACAGGTTACCCAGGAGGACAAAGAACTTTAACTGCTAAAGTATTGCAAGCTAAAAATCCAGCTGCATTAGTAGAAAAAGCTGTAAAAGGTATGTTACCTAAAAACAAATTAGGTGCTGAACTTTTTAGAAATCTAAATGTTGTTGTAGGAGCTGAGCACAAACACGGAGCTCAAAAACCTAGAACTGTTAACCTAAATGATCTTAAGTAA
- the polA gene encoding DNA polymerase I has protein sequence MSTQKRLFLLDAYALIFRGYYAFIKNPRINSKGMDTSAIMGFMNSLLDVIKREKPDHLAVAFDKEGSHARTEMYSDYKANRDETPEAIKIAIPYIQELLRAMHIPIIELAGCEADDLIGTIAKQAEKQNYKVYMVTPDKDFAQLVSENIFMYKPARMGNGIEIWGIPEVLAKFEVERPEQVIDFLGMMGDAVDNIPGLPGVGEVTAKKFLKEFGSMENLLANTDKLKGKMKENIEANKDKGILSKKLAAIMCDCDVTFNEEDYELSRPDIEKTDAIFQELEFRRMAEQFDNLFKVGAGSESSNTAASDAKLYKKPQPKNEDQFDLFGGGGTTLDESAEAARNSFYSTLENTEHSYQTIQGDLGIKLLLQNLEKQTAVCFDTETTGIDALHAELVGMSFAYEKGKAFYVPFPENQEEAQALVNKFVPFFENENIEKIGQNLKYDLKILSNYGVTVKGKLFDTMIAHYLINPDMRHNMDILAETYLKYSPKSIETLIGKKGKNQLNMRDVPLEDIKEYAAEDADITLQLKEIFTTELDKTETKKLFDEIEIPLVSVLADMETEGIRLDVEFLKAMSSEMDVEIKSLEEKIYETAGERFNLASPKQLGDILFDKLKIGGAKQKKTKTGQYATGEEVLTYLANDNPIVKDILDWRQMVKLQSTYILALPEQVDKKTLRVHTDYMQTVAATGRLSSNNPNLQNIPIRTQRGRQIRKAFVARDEDYTLISADYSQIELRIIAALSGEENMIKAFQDGEDIHRATAAKVFNVALEEVSREQRSNAKTVNFGIIYGVSAFGLSNQTSLSRSESAALIDAYYKTYPRLKSFISEQVDFAREKGYVQTILGRRRYLKDINSANAVVRSAAERNAVNAPIQGSAADVIKIAMINIHKKLRDENWKSKMLLQVHDELVFDVHKDELEKIQPMIKHEMENAFKMSVPLEVEIGLGKDWLEAH, from the coding sequence ATGTCGACTCAAAAACGCCTTTTTCTTCTAGATGCTTATGCATTAATTTTTCGTGGTTATTATGCCTTTATAAAAAACCCGAGAATCAACTCAAAAGGGATGGATACATCTGCAATTATGGGTTTTATGAACTCACTTTTGGATGTTATTAAAAGAGAAAAACCAGATCATTTGGCTGTTGCTTTTGATAAAGAAGGAAGCCATGCCAGAACAGAAATGTATTCTGATTACAAAGCCAACCGCGATGAAACTCCCGAGGCCATTAAAATTGCCATTCCTTATATTCAGGAATTATTAAGAGCCATGCATATCCCAATTATTGAACTTGCAGGTTGTGAAGCCGATGATTTAATTGGAACTATTGCCAAACAAGCCGAAAAACAGAACTACAAAGTCTATATGGTTACTCCCGATAAAGATTTTGCACAATTGGTTTCTGAAAACATATTTATGTACAAACCAGCCCGCATGGGTAACGGAATCGAAATTTGGGGTATTCCTGAAGTTTTGGCAAAATTTGAAGTTGAAAGACCCGAGCAGGTAATCGATTTTCTGGGAATGATGGGTGATGCTGTCGATAATATTCCAGGATTACCAGGTGTTGGAGAAGTTACTGCGAAAAAATTCCTTAAAGAATTTGGCTCAATGGAAAATCTTTTGGCTAATACAGATAAGCTGAAAGGTAAAATGAAAGAAAATATTGAAGCCAATAAAGACAAAGGTATTTTATCTAAAAAACTGGCGGCAATTATGTGCGATTGTGACGTTACTTTTAATGAAGAAGATTACGAACTTTCACGTCCAGACATCGAAAAAACCGATGCTATTTTTCAAGAATTAGAGTTTAGAAGAATGGCAGAACAATTTGATAATTTATTTAAAGTTGGAGCCGGAAGCGAATCTTCTAACACTGCTGCATCTGATGCCAAATTATACAAAAAACCACAGCCGAAAAACGAAGACCAATTTGATCTTTTTGGAGGTGGCGGAACAACTCTTGACGAAAGCGCCGAAGCGGCAAGAAATTCATTTTACAGTACTTTAGAAAACACTGAACATTCTTACCAAACCATTCAAGGTGATTTAGGAATTAAATTGCTTTTGCAGAATTTAGAAAAGCAAACAGCTGTTTGTTTCGATACCGAAACTACAGGAATTGACGCTCTTCACGCAGAATTGGTCGGAATGTCTTTTGCTTACGAAAAAGGAAAAGCATTCTACGTTCCGTTTCCAGAAAATCAGGAAGAAGCCCAAGCTTTGGTTAATAAATTTGTTCCGTTTTTTGAAAATGAAAACATTGAAAAAATCGGGCAGAATTTAAAATACGATTTAAAAATCCTTTCTAATTACGGCGTTACTGTAAAAGGAAAACTTTTTGATACGATGATTGCACATTATCTGATTAATCCAGATATGCGTCATAATATGGATATTTTAGCCGAAACGTATTTGAAATATTCTCCAAAATCTATTGAAACTCTAATTGGTAAAAAAGGAAAAAATCAGCTTAATATGCGTGATGTTCCTTTGGAAGATATTAAAGAATACGCTGCTGAAGATGCCGATATTACTTTGCAGTTAAAAGAAATCTTTACAACTGAATTAGATAAAACGGAAACTAAAAAGTTATTTGATGAAATCGAAATTCCGTTAGTAAGCGTTTTAGCCGACATGGAAACCGAAGGAATTCGTCTAGATGTTGAGTTCTTAAAAGCAATGTCTTCTGAAATGGATGTTGAAATCAAATCTTTAGAAGAAAAAATCTATGAAACTGCTGGAGAGAGATTCAATCTTGCTTCTCCAAAACAATTAGGAGATATTTTATTTGATAAACTTAAAATTGGCGGCGCAAAACAAAAGAAAACCAAAACCGGACAATATGCAACTGGTGAGGAAGTTTTGACTTATTTGGCAAACGACAACCCAATTGTAAAAGATATTTTAGACTGGCGTCAGATGGTAAAACTTCAAAGTACTTACATTTTGGCTTTACCAGAACAAGTAGACAAAAAGACTTTACGCGTTCATACTGATTATATGCAGACGGTTGCTGCAACAGGACGTTTGAGTTCTAATAATCCGAACTTACAGAATATTCCAATTCGTACCCAAAGAGGTCGTCAGATTCGTAAAGCTTTTGTGGCGCGCGATGAAGATTATACTTTAATCTCTGCCGATTACTCGCAAATTGAATTACGAATTATTGCGGCTTTAAGTGGTGAAGAAAACATGATTAAAGCGTTCCAAGATGGAGAAGATATTCACAGAGCAACTGCAGCAAAAGTTTTTAATGTGGCCTTAGAAGAAGTTTCTCGCGAACAAAGAAGCAACGCCAAAACGGTAAACTTCGGAATTATCTATGGTGTTTCTGCTTTTGGATTGAGCAACCAGACTTCACTTTCAAGAAGTGAAAGTGCGGCTTTGATTGATGCTTATTACAAAACATATCCTCGTCTTAAATCTTTTATTTCTGAACAAGTTGATTTTGCAAGAGAAAAAGGGTATGTACAAACTATTTTAGGACGTCGTCGTTATTTAAAAGATATCAATTCGGCAAATGCCGTTGTAAGAAGCGCCGCAGAACGAAATGCTGTAAATGCACCAATTCAAGGAAGTGCTGCCGATGTCATTAAAATTGCCATGATTAACATTCATAAAAAACTTCGTGACGAAAACTGGAAATCTAAAATGCTTCTTCAGGTTCATGATGAGCTTGTGTTCGATGTTCACAAAGACGAACTCGAAAAAATCCAGCCTATGATTAAACACGAAATGGAAAATGCATTTAAAATGTCAGTTCCTTTAGAAGTTGAAATTGGTTTAGGAAAAGATTGGCTAGAGGCACATTAA
- a CDS encoding metallophosphoesterase has translation MIFRFAILCALFLIIEFYSYQAFRTLIKLRWVLISYQVISLLLLIFIIYSFTQFDRSVGQTKQFMFTTGLMLLVYVPKIVMTLVMFGEDIFRVGASIVNYFIYQAPRKEMMPDRRKFVSQLALGLAAVPFLSLIYGIFEGKYNFKVIKQTIFFPDLPDEFDGFKITQISDVHSGSFDNPDKINYAIDLINQQEADMILFTGDIVNTHAKEMHPWLETFNRIKQYKYGKFAVLGNHDYGEYVTWPSEKEKEKNFEDIKKLYGQIGFDLMLNENRYIQKGDNKIALVGVENWGVNFKKAGDLNKASENLAEDEFKVLMSHDPSHWDAEIKKHPKKFHLTLSGHTHGMQFGIEIPGYFKWSLAQYIYKQWAGLYEEAGRYVYVNRGFGFHAYPGRVGIMPEITVIELKKGNNVA, from the coding sequence ATGATCTTTCGCTTTGCAATTCTGTGTGCTCTTTTTTTAATTATAGAGTTCTATTCATATCAGGCTTTCCGTACTCTAATCAAATTAAGATGGGTGTTGATTTCCTACCAAGTTATAAGCTTATTGCTTTTAATTTTTATCATTTATTCTTTTACGCAATTTGACCGTTCTGTAGGGCAGACCAAACAGTTTATGTTTACTACAGGTTTAATGCTCTTGGTTTATGTGCCTAAAATTGTCATGACACTGGTTATGTTTGGCGAAGATATTTTTAGAGTTGGAGCCAGCATTGTAAATTATTTTATTTACCAAGCTCCTCGAAAAGAAATGATGCCAGACCGAAGAAAATTCGTGAGTCAGTTGGCATTGGGTTTGGCGGCAGTCCCGTTTTTATCTTTAATTTACGGGATCTTCGAAGGAAAATACAACTTTAAAGTCATTAAACAGACTATTTTTTTTCCAGATCTTCCAGATGAATTTGATGGATTTAAAATCACTCAGATTTCAGATGTTCACAGCGGTAGTTTTGATAATCCTGATAAAATAAACTATGCCATTGATTTAATTAATCAGCAGGAAGCAGATATGATTTTATTTACTGGGGATATTGTGAATACGCATGCCAAAGAAATGCATCCGTGGCTGGAAACTTTTAATAGGATAAAGCAATACAAATACGGAAAATTTGCTGTTTTAGGAAACCATGATTATGGCGAATATGTAACTTGGCCTTCTGAAAAAGAAAAAGAAAAGAACTTCGAAGATATTAAAAAGCTGTATGGACAGATAGGTTTTGATTTAATGCTGAATGAAAACAGATATATTCAGAAGGGAGATAATAAAATAGCGTTAGTAGGCGTTGAAAACTGGGGAGTGAATTTTAAGAAAGCGGGAGATTTAAATAAAGCATCAGAAAATCTTGCTGAAGATGAATTTAAAGTTTTAATGAGTCATGACCCAAGCCATTGGGATGCTGAAATAAAAAAGCATCCTAAAAAGTTTCATTTAACTTTATCTGGACATACGCACGGTATGCAGTTTGGAATCGAAATTCCAGGATATTTTAAATGGAGTTTAGCACAATACATTTACAAACAATGGGCAGGATTATATGAAGAAGCTGGAAGATATGTATATGTGAATCGCGGATTTGGTTTTCATGCCTATCCGGGAAGAGTTGGAATTATGCCCGAAATAACAGTCATTGAACTAAAAAAGGGCAATAATGTGGCGTAA
- a CDS encoding LacI family DNA-binding transcriptional regulator, with product MKAKATLKQIAKELGVSVSTVSKALNDSPEISEQTKVKIKEYAKLKNYKPNVIGLNLKNRKTKTIGVIIPNILNSFFAKVFSGIEKVADKKGYNVITCISNESLEKEVHTLEMLSNGTIDGFILSVSQEAQKLQDYNHFSEIINDGTPIVMFDRIADEVDCDKVVVDDFDSALNSTQHLINLGCKNIALISSVDNLSVGKLRADGYLKALKDNNIPVNEKIILRTDSEDDMKAKIDGLFDHKIDGIFALDENDSVAALRVSLKKGFRVPEDISIIGFADGILASRRLSPSLTTVSQHGVEIGEVAAKRLIERLEEPEGTISEYETIVIKTKLKERESTRKV from the coding sequence ATGAAAGCTAAAGCAACTCTAAAACAAATTGCGAAGGAACTTGGTGTTTCGGTTTCGACTGTATCTAAAGCATTGAATGACAGTCCGGAAATTAGTGAGCAAACGAAGGTGAAGATTAAGGAGTATGCCAAACTCAAAAATTATAAGCCGAATGTTATTGGTCTGAATTTAAAAAATCGTAAAACCAAAACGATAGGTGTAATTATACCTAATATCTTAAACTCATTTTTTGCTAAAGTTTTTAGCGGAATCGAGAAAGTGGCCGATAAAAAAGGTTATAATGTAATTACTTGTATTTCGAATGAATCTCTAGAAAAAGAAGTTCATACACTGGAAATGCTGAGTAACGGAACCATTGATGGTTTTATTCTTTCTGTTTCTCAGGAAGCACAAAAACTTCAGGATTACAATCATTTTTCGGAAATTATAAATGATGGAACTCCAATTGTAATGTTCGATCGTATTGCTGACGAAGTAGACTGTGATAAGGTAGTGGTTGATGATTTCGATTCAGCTTTAAATTCAACACAGCATTTAATAAATTTAGGATGTAAAAATATTGCGCTGATTTCTTCTGTAGATAATCTAAGCGTTGGAAAATTAAGAGCCGATGGATATTTGAAAGCTTTAAAAGACAATAATATTCCGGTTAACGAAAAAATTATTCTTCGTACGGATTCTGAGGACGATATGAAAGCTAAAATTGATGGTCTCTTTGATCATAAAATCGATGGAATTTTTGCTTTAGATGAAAATGATTCAGTTGCCGCTTTAAGAGTGAGTTTGAAAAAAGGATTCAGAGTTCCTGAGGATATTTCGATTATTGGATTTGCAGATGGTATTTTAGCTTCAAGACGTTTGTCGCCAAGTTTAACAACGGTAAGCCAGCATGGAGTTGAAATTGGAGAAGTCGCAGCAAAAAGATTAATCGAAAGATTAGAAGAGCCAGAAGGAACGATTTCTGAATACGAAACCATCGTAATCAAAACAAAATTGAAAGAAAGAGAATCTACTAGAAAAGTATAA
- a CDS encoding ferritin-like domain-containing protein — MKNEVKIHEVNPSLDSRRSFLKLSGLTLVTAGLVLAGCSDNDNDDDMKDNSLPGIKNGIFDLGSGDFGVLTYAYALEQLEADFYTKVVNASNFNATFNDTERQVLTDLYHHEVIHRDFFKAALSGALPDPSSQLLPSLAFTYGSLNFNSRTEVLATAKALEDTGVAAYNGAGRLIKTPDYLVLAGKIVSVEARHASAIRSLINPNSKDFAGDDIVSASTGLDVAKDPSKILPVAAGFITTKFTANYLP; from the coding sequence ATGAAAAACGAAGTTAAGATTCATGAAGTTAACCCTTCACTGGATAGCAGAAGGAGCTTTTTGAAGCTCAGTGGACTAACATTAGTTACTGCAGGTTTGGTTCTGGCTGGCTGCAGCGATAATGATAATGATGATGATATGAAGGACAACTCCTTACCCGGAATAAAAAATGGTATTTTCGACCTTGGCTCTGGTGATTTTGGCGTGCTTACTTACGCTTATGCTTTAGAGCAATTAGAAGCAGACTTTTATACGAAAGTTGTAAATGCCTCAAATTTTAATGCCACATTTAATGATACTGAACGTCAGGTTCTAACCGACTTATACCATCATGAAGTAATCCATAGAGATTTCTTTAAGGCGGCATTAAGCGGAGCGCTTCCAGATCCAAGTTCACAACTGCTTCCTTCTTTAGCCTTTACTTACGGTTCTTTGAATTTCAATAGCCGAACAGAAGTTTTAGCAACCGCAAAAGCCCTCGAAGACACAGGAGTGGCTGCTTATAATGGAGCTGGAAGATTAATTAAAACGCCAGATTATTTAGTACTTGCCGGAAAAATTGTTTCTGTAGAAGCGCGTCACGCTTCTGCCATAAGAAGCTTAATCAATCCTAATTCTAAAGATTTTGCAGGAGATGATATCGTAAGCGCTTCAACAGGATTAGATGTTGCAAAAGATCCTTCTAAAATCCTACCAGTTGCTGCTGGATTTATTACAACAAAATTTACTGCCAATTATCTTCCTTAA
- a CDS encoding response regulator transcription factor, translating to MNVLIVEDNRELAIEVYDFLCNAGYICKIANNCADALEEFGSNDYDAMLLDLGLPDGDGFEVLKEVRKTKSKMAVIVLTARGELDDRINGLHLGADDYLTKPFALTELAARLFAVIRRIHGFTLNNLSIHGFLLQLQDYKVSFDETPINLTKKEFDIFQYLVLNKNRVITRLQLTEHIWGDILEVNSDSNFIDVHVRNLRKKLDKHTSIDWFETVRNVGYRINE from the coding sequence ATGAATGTTTTAATTGTTGAAGATAATAGAGAACTTGCCATAGAAGTGTATGACTTTTTGTGCAATGCAGGTTACATTTGTAAAATTGCCAATAACTGCGCTGATGCTCTCGAAGAATTTGGAAGTAATGATTATGATGCCATGCTTCTGGATTTAGGGCTTCCTGATGGTGATGGTTTTGAAGTTTTGAAAGAAGTCCGAAAAACCAAATCAAAAATGGCCGTAATTGTGCTTACAGCAAGAGGAGAGTTAGACGATCGTATTAATGGACTTCATCTAGGAGCCGATGATTATTTGACCAAACCTTTTGCATTGACGGAACTTGCCGCAAGATTGTTTGCTGTAATCCGCAGGATTCATGGTTTTACTCTTAACAATTTAAGTATTCATGGTTTTTTGCTGCAGCTTCAGGATTATAAAGTCAGTTTTGATGAAACTCCAATCAACTTGACGAAAAAAGAGTTTGATATTTTTCAATATCTAGTTTTGAACAAAAACAGAGTTATTACAAGATTACAGTTAACCGAACATATTTGGGGAGATATTCTGGAAGTGAATTCAGATTCTAATTTTATAGATGTTCATGTTCGAAATCTTCGTAAAAAACTTGACAAACATACTTCCATCGATTGGTTTGAAACTGTCCGAAATGTTGGATATCGTATTAATGAATAA
- a CDS encoding ferritin-like domain-containing protein, translating into MNILKFIETFTDDSLMKSTGSRRDSFTQFGNIGKNLALASIPFGLSALANKALAKDITATPATPIGALQFALTLEYLENEFYAMALDSGVIPASENGGRDLKVFQQIAAHEADHVSFLIAGLGGTMSANFVPKPTFDFTVGGAFDPFNDYPTFLALAQAFEDTGVRAYKGQAANLMSTPDLLTAALQIHSVEARHASEVRRLRGLKGWISNAERGAGMPSATQAVYDGEGITIQAGFNTAAAFGAAAGSEAYDEPLTTQQVVDIANIFIV; encoded by the coding sequence ATGAACATTTTAAAATTTATAGAAACTTTTACGGATGACAGTTTAATGAAAAGTACTGGTTCCCGACGAGACAGTTTTACACAATTTGGAAACATTGGAAAAAATTTAGCATTAGCATCAATCCCTTTTGGTCTTTCAGCTTTGGCCAATAAAGCATTAGCAAAAGATATCACCGCAACTCCCGCAACTCCAATTGGAGCACTTCAATTTGCATTGACCTTAGAATATTTGGAAAATGAATTTTACGCAATGGCATTAGATTCAGGTGTTATTCCAGCATCTGAAAACGGAGGACGTGATTTAAAAGTTTTTCAGCAAATTGCAGCACACGAAGCTGATCACGTTTCATTTTTAATAGCCGGTTTAGGCGGAACCATGAGTGCAAATTTTGTTCCAAAACCAACTTTTGACTTTACTGTTGGCGGTGCATTTGATCCTTTTAATGACTATCCAACCTTTTTAGCATTGGCCCAAGCTTTTGAAGATACAGGCGTTAGAGCTTATAAAGGTCAGGCAGCAAACCTAATGTCTACACCTGATTTACTTACAGCGGCATTACAAATCCACTCTGTCGAAGCCCGTCATGCTTCTGAAGTACGACGCCTGCGCGGCTTAAAAGGATGGATCTCTAATGCCGAAAGAGGAGCCGGAATGCCTTCGGCAACACAGGCAGTATACGACGGAGAAGGAATTACAATACAGGCAGGTTTCAATACCGCAGCCGCATTTGGAGCTGCCGCAGGGTCAGAAGCTTACGACGAGCCGCTTACGACACAACAAGTGGTAGATATCGCTAATATATTTATAGTATAA